The following coding sequences are from one Treponema bryantii window:
- a CDS encoding flavin reductase family protein, which yields MKKNFGKQTYLYPMPVLIIATYDENGNPDAMNAAWGGIHDTNQIGICLDKSHKTTKNIAARRAFTVSIADAAHVKECDYFGIVSGNTEPDKIKKAGFTVTKSEFVDAPVLNELPMVLECEVAQMSDDSDYIVGNIINVSADEAVLTDGKIDASKLKPICYDPVAHNYNVLGEAVGKAFSDGKALR from the coding sequence ATGAAAAAGAATTTTGGAAAACAGACTTATCTTTATCCTATGCCGGTTTTGATTATTGCAACTTATGATGAAAATGGAAATCCGGATGCAATGAATGCTGCCTGGGGGGGAATTCACGATACAAATCAGATTGGAATCTGTCTTGATAAGAGTCATAAAACTACTAAGAACATTGCTGCCCGCCGTGCTTTTACAGTGAGTATTGCTGATGCTGCACACGTAAAGGAATGTGACTATTTTGGAATTGTCAGCGGCAATACTGAGCCTGATAAAATTAAAAAGGCAGGCTTTACTGTTACAAAGTCTGAGTTTGTTGATGCGCCGGTTCTTAATGAACTTCCTATGGTTCTTGAGTGTGAGGTTGCTCAGATGAGCGATGACAGTGATTATATTGTAGGAAATATTATAAACGTGAGTGCTGATGAGGCTGTACTTACAGACGGTAAAATTGATGCATCTAAGCTTAAGCCAATCTGCTATGATCCGGTAGCCCATAATTACAATGTTCTTGGTGAAGCAGTGGGCAAGGCTTTTTCTGACGGTAAGGCTTTAAGATAA
- a CDS encoding bifunctional 4-hydroxy-2-oxoglutarate aldolase/2-dehydro-3-deoxy-phosphogluconate aldolase: MNDTLKQIGATGIVPVVVLNKVSDAEPLAEALIKGGLPCAEVTFRTDAAEESIRAISKKFPEMFVGAGTVLTIDQVDRAIGAGAKFIVSPGLNPKVVDYCVKKGYPITPGIMTPSELEAALGFGLDVVKFFPAENAGGLKMIKAMSAPYTMMKFMPTGGINATNVRDYLACDKILACGGSWMVKGDLINAGNFAEIEKLTREAAAIVKEIRG, from the coding sequence ATGAATGATACATTAAAGCAGATTGGAGCAACTGGGATTGTTCCTGTTGTTGTTTTGAATAAGGTGAGTGATGCTGAACCATTGGCAGAAGCTCTTATTAAGGGCGGTCTTCCTTGTGCAGAGGTTACTTTCCGTACAGATGCGGCTGAAGAAAGCATTCGTGCTATTTCTAAAAAGTTCCCTGAGATGTTTGTCGGAGCTGGAACTGTTCTTACTATAGATCAGGTAGATCGTGCAATTGGTGCCGGTGCTAAGTTTATTGTTAGTCCTGGTCTTAATCCTAAGGTTGTTGATTATTGTGTTAAAAAGGGATATCCGATTACTCCTGGTATTATGACTCCTTCTGAACTTGAAGCTGCTCTTGGTTTTGGTCTTGATGTTGTAAAATTCTTCCCTGCAGAAAATGCCGGTGGACTTAAGATGATTAAGGCTATGAGTGCTCCATATACTATGATGAAGTTCATGCCGACTGGTGGAATCAATGCAACTAACGTTCGCGACTACCTTGCCTGTGACAAGATTCTTGCATGTGGCGGAAGCTGGATGGTGAAGGGTGATTTGATTAACGCCGGTAATTTTGCAGAAATTGAAAAGCTGACCCGCGAGGCTGCTGCAATTGTTAAGGAAATTAGAGGGTAA
- a CDS encoding CheR family methyltransferase: MLDVLTDADYELFRKVIYDESGITFSATNRSILDSRIKEMLRKKNLNTPQEYYELISKDPEEMKIMLDAVTTNLTRFFRNQPHFDSFVNYVIPHVIENKKTSSDHTIKIWSAGCSTGEEPYTIAMIMKEICPPDFNFHITASDISLKSIMTAQQGFYPEARVDGVPENYLSKYFTKVDGGYQIKDEIKKTIHFDYHNLKNDSGARNLDVVFCRNVLIYFDEPAQLAVINHFYDAMGPKSYLYIGHSESLFGMKTNFEFIKTEWACFYGKGVSK, from the coding sequence ATGTTAGACGTACTTACCGATGCCGACTACGAATTGTTCCGCAAAGTAATCTATGATGAAAGCGGAATCACTTTCTCGGCTACGAACAGATCTATTCTCGACAGTCGTATTAAAGAAATGCTTCGTAAGAAAAATCTTAATACGCCTCAGGAATATTATGAACTGATTTCTAAAGACCCGGAAGAAATGAAGATTATGCTCGATGCCGTAACGACTAATCTTACACGTTTCTTCAGAAACCAGCCGCATTTTGATTCGTTTGTGAATTATGTAATTCCACATGTAATTGAAAATAAAAAGACATCCAGCGACCATACAATTAAAATATGGAGTGCCGGATGTTCTACTGGAGAAGAGCCATACACAATTGCTATGATTATGAAGGAGATCTGCCCTCCAGATTTTAATTTCCATATTACAGCTTCTGATATTTCCCTCAAGTCTATCATGACTGCACAGCAGGGATTTTATCCGGAAGCACGTGTTGATGGAGTACCTGAGAACTATCTGTCAAAATACTTTACGAAGGTAGATGGCGGTTATCAGATTAAGGATGAAATCAAGAAAACAATCCATTTTGACTATCATAACCTTAAGAATGATTCCGGTGCCCGAAACCTTGATGTTGTATTCTGTCGTAATGTTCTTATTTACTTTGATGAGCCGGCTCAGCTTGCCGTAATAAATCATTTCTATGATGCTATGGGACCAAAGTCTTATCTTTATATTGGTCATTCAGAATCATTATTTGGAATGAAGACTAATTTTGAGTTTATTAAGACTGAATGGGCTTGCTTTTACGGTAAGGGCGTTAGTAAATAG
- a CDS encoding sugar kinase, whose amino-acid sequence MKVVTFGEIMLRLEPEGYFRFVQVDKMTSTFGGGEANVAVSLANYGLDAYYVTKLPKHEIGQAAINSLRRFGVNTNYIARGGDRVGIYYNERGASQRGSKCIYDRAHSSIAEAKPEDFNWTEIFKDCKWFHLTGITPALGGNLVQICIEACKAAKAAGATVSCDLNYRGKLWTREQAREAMTQICQYVDVCISNEEDAKDVFGIEAENTDITGGKLNKEGYKSVAKQLADKFGFQKVAITLRTSINANRNNWAALLYDGKDYCFSKEYEMYIVDRVGGGDSFGGGLIYSLLNGKSTQDAVEFAVAASCLKHTIEGDYNMVSVDEVEKLAAGNGSGRIQR is encoded by the coding sequence ATGAAAGTAGTTACATTTGGTGAAATTATGCTGAGACTTGAACCGGAAGGATATTTCCGTTTTGTTCAGGTAGATAAAATGACTTCAACTTTTGGTGGTGGAGAGGCTAACGTTGCTGTTTCTCTCGCTAATTATGGCCTGGATGCTTATTATGTAACAAAGCTTCCAAAACATGAAATTGGTCAGGCTGCAATAAACTCGCTCCGCCGCTTTGGTGTAAACACAAACTATATTGCCCGTGGTGGCGACCGTGTAGGTATTTATTACAACGAACGTGGAGCAAGTCAGCGTGGTTCAAAGTGTATCTACGATCGTGCTCATTCTTCTATTGCAGAAGCAAAGCCGGAAGACTTTAACTGGACTGAAATCTTTAAGGACTGTAAATGGTTTCATCTTACAGGAATTACACCTGCTCTCGGCGGTAACCTTGTTCAGATTTGTATTGAAGCCTGCAAGGCTGCAAAGGCTGCTGGTGCTACTGTAAGCTGCGACCTCAACTACCGCGGAAAACTCTGGACTCGTGAGCAGGCCCGCGAAGCTATGACTCAGATTTGTCAGTATGTAGATGTTTGTATTTCTAACGAGGAAGATGCAAAAGACGTATTCGGAATTGAAGCTGAAAATACAGATATTACTGGCGGTAAACTCAACAAGGAAGGCTATAAATCTGTTGCAAAGCAGCTTGCAGATAAGTTTGGTTTCCAGAAGGTAGCAATTACTCTCAGAACTTCTATCAATGCAAACCGCAATAACTGGGCTGCTCTTCTTTATGATGGAAAGGATTACTGCTTCAGCAAGGAATACGAAATGTATATCGTAGACCGTGTTGGTGGTGGTGACAGCTTTGGCGGTGGTCTTATTTACTCTCTGCTCAACGGTAAATCAACTCAGGATGCTGTAGAATTTGCAGTAGCTGCAAGCTGTCTCAAGCACACTATCGAAGGCGACTACAACATGGTAAGCGTAGATGAGGTTGAAAAACTTGCCGCAGGTAATGGATCTGGCCGAATTCAGCGTTAG